A section of the Coriobacteriia bacterium genome encodes:
- a CDS encoding TRAM domain-containing protein: MEASGTRAVSATPMIEAITRVILVTGGLVGGYAATGLVDWQTELGLPRYYVIFLLIILGGAIGYVLGGIIGRELTGVWRRIEARIIDTSPADLLLSTAGLMVGLVIALFASWPLRLVKPAWLSTTVTVLLMIVLANLFMRAAQSKRRDFSAMFPRLAPPELVTAEQRVVLLDTSVVIDGRFVELRRIGFLPGTLRVPRFVLAELQTLADSADDTRRARGRRGLDLLASLPTEDAVPVFETDYPDTPLVDEKLMRLAVDAKGSLLTVDYNLQKVASVRGIEVMNLNEAATALRPNYLPGESIRLRVTKQGKEPDQGVGYLDDGTMVVVQGGKGLVGTEADIEVTSVLQTSAGRMIFARQSHANTPMGDES, translated from the coding sequence GTGGAGGCGAGCGGCACGCGTGCCGTATCCGCTACACCCATGATTGAAGCCATCACCCGAGTCATTCTGGTGACGGGCGGTCTAGTGGGAGGGTATGCGGCGACAGGTCTTGTCGACTGGCAGACAGAGCTCGGCCTTCCTCGTTACTACGTCATCTTTCTATTGATCATTCTTGGGGGAGCGATCGGGTACGTGCTCGGCGGAATCATCGGCCGAGAACTCACGGGAGTCTGGCGTCGCATCGAAGCCCGGATCATCGACACGTCCCCGGCCGACCTACTGCTGTCGACCGCGGGACTCATGGTCGGTTTGGTGATCGCACTGTTCGCCTCATGGCCACTGCGTCTGGTGAAGCCCGCTTGGCTTTCGACGACCGTCACCGTTCTACTCATGATCGTTCTCGCCAATCTGTTCATGCGCGCCGCTCAGTCGAAGCGCCGTGACTTCTCGGCGATGTTCCCGCGTCTGGCTCCGCCTGAGCTCGTCACGGCCGAGCAGCGCGTGGTCCTGCTCGACACGAGCGTCGTCATCGACGGCAGATTCGTCGAGCTCCGGCGCATCGGGTTCTTGCCGGGGACGCTGCGCGTGCCGCGCTTCGTGCTGGCCGAGCTTCAGACGCTTGCTGACTCCGCCGACGATACGCGCCGCGCACGAGGGCGTCGTGGGCTCGACCTGCTCGCATCGCTGCCCACCGAGGACGCGGTCCCGGTGTTTGAGACCGACTACCCCGATACACCGCTCGTGGATGAGAAGCTGATGCGGCTCGCCGTCGACGCGAAAGGGTCGTTGCTGACCGTTGATTACAACCTCCAGAAGGTCGCCAGTGTCCGCGGCATCGAGGTCATGAACCTCAATGAAGCCGCTACGGCGCTTCGGCCGAACTACCTGCCCGGTGAGAGCATCCGTCTGCGCGTGACCAAGCAGGGCAAGGAGCCCGATCAGGGCGTCGGCTACCTCGACGACGGCACGATGGTCGTGGTGCAGGGCGGCAAGGGACTTGTGGGCACCGAGGCTGACATCGAGGTGACGTCGGTCCTGCAGACGTCCGCGGGCCGCATGATCTTCGCTCGGCAATCGCACGCCAACACGCCGATGGGCGACGAGTCATGA
- the disA gene encoding DNA integrity scanning protein DisA has protein sequence MIDPKTRELLREELKKVAPGTHLREGLDMILAARTGALIVIGDEAGVKGLCDGGFIIDTPFTPQRVFELAKMDGAIILDQYAARIMRANAHLQPDPSLPTSETGMRHRTAERVSRQTKALVISVSQRRQIVSLYLRGRRITLEDTEVVLAKANQALQTLQNYRTRLGEVMERVTHLEFDDLVTLGDVAEAIGRFEMVRRVSHEVARYIGQLGTEGRLVRMQADELTAGIDDQYNLLVRDYAADPASRNCAAVRTRLGDLPLDRLLEPDAVAHELGLDAGDRGEQHLRPRGYRVLAQIPALPSTVVNRIVERFCSLPAMVRATAAELDDVDGVGTRRAKAIASGLSRIRAHAAV, from the coding sequence GTGATTGACCCAAAGACGAGAGAGTTGCTCCGCGAGGAACTGAAGAAGGTCGCTCCTGGAACGCATCTGCGCGAAGGGCTGGACATGATTCTCGCCGCCAGAACCGGCGCGCTCATCGTCATCGGCGATGAGGCCGGTGTGAAAGGGCTCTGCGACGGCGGATTCATCATCGACACGCCGTTCACGCCGCAGCGGGTGTTTGAGCTCGCCAAGATGGACGGTGCGATCATCTTGGATCAGTACGCGGCTCGTATCATGCGGGCAAACGCCCACCTGCAGCCTGATCCGTCGCTTCCCACCAGCGAGACCGGTATGCGTCACCGCACCGCCGAGCGCGTCAGCCGGCAGACCAAGGCACTGGTCATCTCGGTCTCGCAGCGGCGCCAGATCGTAAGCCTCTACCTGCGAGGACGGCGCATCACGCTCGAGGACACGGAAGTCGTTCTCGCCAAGGCGAATCAAGCGCTCCAGACTCTCCAGAACTACCGCACCCGTCTCGGTGAGGTCATGGAACGCGTCACTCACCTCGAGTTCGATGATCTGGTCACACTCGGTGATGTGGCCGAGGCGATCGGCCGGTTCGAGATGGTGCGCCGGGTTTCGCACGAGGTCGCGCGCTACATCGGTCAGCTCGGGACTGAAGGCCGCCTCGTGCGCATGCAAGCCGATGAGCTCACTGCCGGTATCGACGACCAGTACAACCTCCTGGTCCGCGATTATGCGGCCGACCCCGCATCGCGCAACTGTGCGGCCGTTCGCACGCGCCTCGGCGACCTGCCGCTCGACCGCTTGCTTGAGCCCGATGCGGTCGCGCACGAACTCGGCCTCGACGCCGGCGATCGCGGTGAGCAGCACCTGCGACCGCGTGGCTACCGCGTCCTGGCCCAGATACCGGCGCTACCCTCCACGGTCGTCAATCGCATCGTCGAGCGCTTCTGCTCGCTGCCCGCGATGGTCCGTGCGACCGCGGCCGAACTCGATGACGTCGATGGTGTCGGTACGCGTCGCGCCAAGGCGATCGCGAGCGGTCTGAGCAGGATCCGCGCTCACGCTGCGGTCTAG
- the radA gene encoding DNA repair protein RadA produces MAKTRSVWRCQNCGASALRWQGRCSDCGEFGTMVEEIEQPVGDGRRAARLSAVTLGLDEVGASEAKRSTTGIDELDRVLGGGLVAGSLVLLGGEPGIGKSTLLLQAAQAIGSTGTDVLYVCGEESPQQIGLRARRLGATSERVKLLPELDITVVEETVRERKPGVLIIDSIQTAFDSELSGAPGSVGQVRACTARLMRVAKDLGVTTLIVGHVTKDGAIAGPRVLEHMVDAVLYFEGDRDHAFRIVRAVKNRFGSSSEIGIFEMGEVGLIGVGSPSSAFIAERTEEVAGSAVMTAMEGTRPLLVEIQALVTPSYLPAPRRLATGVDTARLLQVLAVLERRAGLSFAGQDVYVSVAGGLRILEPAVDLPLALALASALRDVPIKRSIASFGELGLTGQIRPVAQAASRAKEASRFGFERVLGAAPASMTEADRGPLVSTTTIQDALAAAFGQGH; encoded by the coding sequence ATGGCGAAGACGCGGTCTGTGTGGCGCTGTCAGAACTGCGGCGCGAGTGCGCTCCGCTGGCAAGGACGCTGCAGTGACTGTGGCGAGTTCGGCACAATGGTTGAAGAGATCGAGCAGCCCGTCGGCGATGGTCGGCGGGCTGCGCGTCTGAGTGCGGTTACGCTCGGTCTCGACGAGGTCGGCGCCAGCGAGGCCAAGCGATCGACGACCGGCATCGACGAGCTCGATCGGGTGCTGGGCGGCGGCCTGGTCGCAGGTTCGCTCGTTCTGCTCGGCGGTGAGCCGGGAATCGGCAAGTCCACACTCCTGCTCCAGGCAGCCCAGGCGATCGGATCGACCGGTACCGACGTGCTGTATGTGTGCGGTGAAGAGTCGCCGCAGCAGATCGGTCTTCGCGCGCGGCGACTCGGTGCGACGAGTGAGCGCGTCAAGCTGCTGCCAGAGCTCGACATCACTGTCGTCGAGGAGACTGTGCGGGAGCGCAAACCCGGCGTACTCATCATCGACTCGATTCAGACGGCCTTTGATTCCGAGCTGTCCGGAGCGCCCGGCAGTGTTGGACAGGTCCGCGCATGCACCGCCCGTCTCATGAGGGTGGCCAAGGACCTCGGTGTGACCACGCTCATCGTCGGTCACGTAACCAAGGACGGCGCGATCGCGGGCCCACGAGTCCTCGAGCACATGGTTGATGCGGTCCTGTACTTCGAGGGTGACCGCGACCACGCGTTTCGCATAGTCCGCGCGGTCAAGAACAGGTTCGGCTCGTCAAGTGAGATCGGCATCTTCGAGATGGGGGAGGTCGGGCTTATCGGCGTCGGATCGCCTTCGTCGGCGTTCATCGCCGAGCGAACCGAGGAGGTCGCCGGCTCGGCGGTCATGACAGCGATGGAGGGCACGCGGCCCTTGCTCGTCGAGATTCAGGCGCTTGTGACACCGAGCTACCTGCCTGCGCCGCGGCGACTCGCCACGGGCGTGGACACCGCTCGGCTTCTGCAGGTGCTCGCCGTTCTGGAGCGACGCGCCGGGCTGTCCTTCGCCGGTCAGGACGTCTACGTGTCGGTCGCAGGCGGGTTGCGCATCCTTGAGCCGGCGGTCGACCTGCCGCTGGCGCTCGCACTTGCCTCGGCGTTGAGGGACGTGCCCATCAAGCGTTCGATCGCTTCCTTCGGCGAGCTCGGGCTGACGGGGCAGATCAGACCCGTAGCGCAGGCGGCGTCCCGTGCGAAGGAGGCGTCGCGGTTCGGTTTCGAGCGCGTGCTCGGCGCCGCTCCCGCATCGATGACCGAGGCCGATCGGGGGCCACTCGTCAGCACGACCACGATTCAAGACGCGCTTGCGGCTGCGTTCGGGCAAGGTCACTGA
- a CDS encoding ATP-dependent Clp protease ATP-binding subunit produces MFERFTEKARRVVVYAQEEARMLNQNYIGTEHLLLGLIREQDGIAAKALESLNISLEDVHAQVEDLIGRGTFVPTGHIPFTPRAKKVLELSLREALQLGHNYIGTEHILLGLIREGEGVAAQVLLNLGADLDKVRSAVIQLLSGHYGKGAESSEERRGGGGNGSSILDEYGRNLTRQARDGKLDPVIGRANEIERVMQILSRRTKNNPVLIGEPGVGKTAVAEGLAQRISNDEVPETIKDKQLYTLDLAALVAGSKYRGEFEDRLKKVMKEIRERGDIILFVDEMHTLVGAGAAEGAIDAASIIKPALARGELQTIGATTLDEFRKYVEKDPALERRFQPIQVGEPSVEETVEILKGLRDRYEAHHRVTITDEAIEAAATLADRYISDRFLPDKAIDLVDEAGAKMRIKMMTAPPGVKEVDDRLRSVRAEKEAAIEAQEFEKAASMRDTEKQILAEKRELEEEWMKPDNRRTVVVGEREIAEVVSMWTGVPVTALTEEETAKLLRMETVLHERIVGQDEAVTAVSKAIRRARAGLKDPKRPSGSFIFLGPSGVGKTELSKALASFLFGSEDSLISLDMSEYMEKHTVSRLIGSPPGYVGFDEGGQLTEAVRRKPYSVILFDEIEKAHPDVFNVLLQVLEEGRLTDAQGRKVDFKNAIVIMTSNIGARDIVKQASLGFMPAAASGGIGYDAVKERVTGELKKLFRPEFLNRVDEVIVFHDLNTEQIEQIVDLMVDRLRVQLGQQGFGITITEEARKLLAQEGFDSTLGARPLRRAIQRLLEDPLSEQILGGNWLAGDVIEVYVEDGAAAFRKGEGIVAVSTRAATEEPEVPSKPAPTRRSGVRSGGGKASGGAAGE; encoded by the coding sequence ATGTTCGAGCGATTCACAGAAAAGGCGCGAAGGGTTGTCGTGTACGCCCAAGAAGAGGCGCGCATGCTCAACCAGAACTACATCGGGACCGAGCACTTGCTGCTCGGGCTGATTCGCGAGCAGGACGGCATCGCCGCCAAGGCGCTCGAGTCGCTCAACATCTCACTCGAGGACGTTCACGCGCAGGTTGAAGATCTCATCGGACGCGGCACGTTCGTTCCGACCGGGCATATCCCGTTCACGCCTCGCGCCAAGAAGGTGCTTGAGCTCTCGCTGCGCGAGGCGTTGCAGCTCGGGCACAACTACATCGGCACAGAGCACATCCTTCTTGGGCTTATCCGTGAAGGCGAGGGTGTCGCTGCGCAGGTGCTGCTCAACCTCGGCGCCGATCTCGACAAGGTCCGCTCGGCGGTCATCCAGCTGCTCTCGGGGCACTACGGCAAGGGTGCCGAGAGTTCCGAGGAGCGTCGCGGTGGGGGTGGAAACGGCTCGTCGATTCTCGATGAGTACGGACGCAATCTCACCCGTCAGGCCCGCGACGGCAAGCTTGACCCCGTGATCGGTCGCGCCAATGAGATCGAGCGCGTCATGCAGATCCTTTCGCGGCGCACGAAGAACAACCCGGTGCTCATCGGTGAACCCGGCGTCGGCAAGACGGCCGTGGCCGAGGGTCTCGCCCAGCGCATCTCCAACGACGAGGTGCCCGAGACCATCAAGGACAAGCAGCTCTACACGCTCGACCTCGCGGCACTCGTTGCCGGGAGCAAGTACCGCGGTGAGTTCGAGGATCGACTCAAGAAGGTCATGAAGGAGATTCGCGAGCGCGGTGACATCATCCTCTTCGTGGATGAGATGCACACACTCGTCGGCGCCGGAGCCGCAGAGGGCGCTATCGATGCAGCGAGCATCATCAAGCCTGCGCTCGCGCGAGGCGAGCTGCAGACGATCGGTGCGACCACGCTCGATGAGTTCCGCAAGTACGTCGAGAAGGATCCCGCACTTGAGCGCCGCTTCCAGCCTATCCAGGTCGGCGAGCCCAGCGTTGAAGAGACCGTCGAGATCCTCAAAGGACTCCGAGATCGCTACGAGGCGCATCACCGCGTCACCATCACAGATGAGGCCATCGAGGCGGCTGCGACACTCGCTGACCGCTACATCTCAGACCGCTTCCTCCCGGACAAGGCCATCGACCTTGTCGACGAGGCTGGCGCCAAGATGCGCATCAAGATGATGACGGCACCTCCGGGCGTCAAGGAGGTCGACGACCGACTGAGGTCTGTTCGCGCCGAGAAGGAAGCCGCGATCGAGGCGCAGGAGTTCGAGAAGGCCGCGAGCATGCGCGACACCGAGAAGCAGATTCTCGCCGAGAAGCGCGAGCTCGAGGAAGAGTGGATGAAGCCGGACAACCGGCGCACGGTCGTCGTTGGCGAGCGCGAGATCGCCGAGGTCGTGTCGATGTGGACCGGCGTCCCGGTCACAGCGCTGACCGAGGAAGAGACCGCCAAGCTTCTGCGGATGGAAACCGTGCTGCACGAGCGGATCGTCGGCCAGGACGAAGCCGTCACCGCCGTCAGCAAAGCTATCCGACGCGCACGCGCCGGCCTCAAGGATCCCAAGCGCCCCTCGGGCTCGTTCATCTTCCTGGGCCCGTCCGGAGTTGGTAAGACCGAGCTCTCCAAGGCCCTCGCAAGCTTCCTGTTCGGCAGCGAGGACTCGCTTATCAGCCTCGACATGTCCGAGTACATGGAGAAGCACACCGTGTCTCGCCTGATCGGTTCGCCTCCGGGCTACGTCGGGTTCGATGAAGGCGGTCAGCTCACAGAGGCCGTCCGTCGCAAGCCGTACTCCGTCATCCTCTTCGACGAGATCGAGAAGGCGCACCCCGACGTGTTCAACGTGCTTCTGCAGGTCCTCGAGGAGGGTCGCCTCACCGATGCTCAGGGTCGCAAGGTCGACTTCAAGAACGCGATCGTGATCATGACCAGCAACATCGGCGCGCGGGACATCGTGAAGCAGGCATCCCTCGGCTTCATGCCGGCGGCCGCCAGCGGTGGCATCGGCTACGACGCGGTCAAGGAGCGGGTGACCGGGGAGCTCAAGAAGCTCTTCCGGCCCGAGTTCCTCAACCGTGTGGACGAGGTCATCGTGTTCCACGACCTCAACACCGAACAGATCGAGCAGATCGTCGATCTCATGGTCGATCGTCTGCGCGTGCAGCTCGGTCAGCAAGGCTTCGGCATAACGATCACCGAAGAAGCACGCAAGTTGCTCGCGCAGGAGGGCTTCGACTCCACGCTGGGCGCCCGTCCGTTGAGGCGCGCGATCCAGCGTCTGCTCGAGGACCCGCTCTCCGAGCAGATCCTCGGCGGGAACTGGCTTGCTGGCGACGTCATCGAGGTCTATGTCGAGGACGGTGCCGCTGCCTTCCGAAAGGGCGAGGGCATCGTCGCGGTTTCGACTCGCGCCGCGACCGAGGAGCCTGAGGTGCCGAGCAAGCCGGCCCCGACTCGTCGCAGTGGTGTGCGAAGCGGTGGCGGCAAGGCCTCCGGCGGCGCGGCTGGCGAGTAG
- the lysS gene encoding lysine--tRNA ligase codes for MGDEERTDATSPAGEAAEIIEDDPFVVRRAKLDALRASGAQPYADHWDVTARAAEIEAAHAELADGAETEIVVSVAGRLVAKRDQGKIVFLVIRDATGDLQLFTRVNLVGDEAFEAIKDLDLGDWIGAVGTVMRTRRGELSVAPTQVTLLSKSLRPLPEKYHGLSDTETRYRQRYVDLIANPGVREVFTTRFRIIGAIRRYMDAQGYLEVETPMLHAIPGGATAKPFVTHHNALDMPLYLRIAPELYLKRLLVGGFERVYEINRSFRNEGMSVRHNPEFTMLEAYQAYGNMASMMDLTEGIITSAASEVLGTLDVEYQGTTVSLASPWRRATMTELTTAAAGEDVSFARSIEELCALCDKHEVPFEKSFGKGKLITELFEKLVEHTLMEPTFVTMYPAETSPLARRNDDDPELTDRFELIITGREFANAFSELVDPIDQRGRFEAQAAAKDAGDDEAMWVDEDYLRAQEYGMPPAGGMGLGIDRLVMLLTDSASIRDVLLFPHMRPEA; via the coding sequence ATGGGTGACGAGGAGCGCACGGACGCAACCTCACCTGCGGGCGAGGCGGCCGAGATCATCGAGGACGATCCATTCGTCGTACGCCGAGCAAAGCTCGATGCGTTGCGGGCGTCCGGCGCACAGCCCTACGCCGATCACTGGGATGTCACCGCGAGAGCCGCTGAAATCGAAGCCGCGCATGCGGAGCTTGCGGACGGCGCAGAGACCGAGATCGTCGTCAGCGTGGCCGGCCGACTTGTAGCCAAGCGCGATCAGGGCAAGATCGTCTTCCTCGTCATTCGCGACGCAACCGGCGACCTGCAGCTCTTCACCCGCGTGAACCTTGTCGGTGATGAAGCGTTCGAGGCCATCAAGGATCTCGACCTCGGCGACTGGATCGGTGCCGTCGGCACCGTCATGCGGACACGCCGCGGCGAGTTGTCCGTGGCCCCGACTCAGGTCACGCTTCTTTCGAAGTCGCTCCGGCCTCTTCCCGAGAAGTACCATGGCCTCTCGGACACCGAAACCCGTTACCGCCAGCGCTACGTCGACCTCATCGCGAACCCCGGGGTGCGCGAGGTGTTCACCACCCGGTTCCGCATCATCGGAGCCATCCGCCGCTACATGGACGCGCAGGGCTACCTCGAGGTCGAGACGCCCATGCTGCACGCGATTCCCGGCGGTGCCACGGCCAAGCCGTTCGTGACCCACCACAACGCGCTCGACATGCCGTTGTATCTGCGCATCGCCCCTGAGCTGTACCTGAAGCGGCTGCTCGTAGGCGGCTTTGAGCGCGTCTACGAGATCAACCGTTCCTTCCGCAACGAGGGCATGAGCGTGCGCCACAACCCCGAGTTCACGATGCTCGAGGCGTACCAGGCGTACGGCAACATGGCATCGATGATGGACCTGACGGAGGGAATCATCACCAGCGCCGCAAGCGAGGTGCTCGGCACGCTCGACGTGGAGTATCAGGGCACCACCGTGTCGCTTGCGTCCCCCTGGCGCCGCGCCACGATGACTGAGCTGACCACTGCCGCCGCAGGCGAAGACGTAAGCTTCGCGCGCTCGATCGAGGAGTTGTGTGCGCTGTGCGACAAGCACGAAGTCCCGTTCGAGAAGAGCTTCGGCAAGGGCAAGCTCATCACCGAGCTGTTCGAGAAGCTCGTCGAGCACACGCTCATGGAGCCGACCTTCGTGACCATGTACCCCGCCGAGACGTCGCCCTTGGCGCGACGCAACGACGACGATCCCGAGCTCACCGACCGCTTCGAGCTGATCATCACAGGTCGCGAGTTCGCAAACGCGTTTTCGGAGCTGGTCGACCCGATCGATCAGCGCGGACGGTTCGAGGCACAGGCGGCCGCCAAGGACGCGGGCGACGACGAAGCCATGTGGGTCGACGAGGACTACCTCCGTGCGCAGGAGTACGGTATGCCACCGGCTGGCGGCATGGGTCTCGGTATCGACCGGCTCGTGATGCTGCTTACCGATTCCGCATCCATCCGGGACGTGCTGCTCTTCCCCCACATGCGGCCTGAGGCCTGA
- the greA gene encoding transcription elongation factor GreA — protein sequence MNKEVALTPEGQAKLEEELRHLETVRRREVGERIKEAKEFGDISENSEYDDAKNEQAWVESRIIEVTQILARATIIDAPKKNDKVNLGSKVKLRDASGDEHTYQVVGSAEADPADNKISNESPVGAAILGHKKGEVVKVTTPSGKVIDFTVVSITH from the coding sequence ATGAACAAAGAGGTTGCTCTTACCCCCGAAGGCCAGGCCAAGCTCGAAGAGGAGCTCCGTCATCTCGAGACGGTTCGCCGCCGCGAGGTTGGTGAGCGCATCAAGGAGGCCAAGGAGTTCGGGGACATCTCCGAGAACTCTGAGTACGACGACGCCAAGAACGAGCAGGCGTGGGTCGAAAGCCGGATCATCGAGGTCACTCAGATTCTGGCTCGAGCGACGATCATCGATGCGCCCAAGAAGAACGACAAGGTCAACCTGGGCAGCAAGGTCAAGCTCCGTGACGCGTCCGGTGACGAGCACACGTATCAGGTCGTCGGTTCGGCTGAGGCCGATCCCGCGGACAACAAGATCAGCAACGAGTCGCCTGTCGGTGCCGCCATCCTCGGCCACAAGAAGGGCGAGGTCGTGAAAGTGACCACTCCTTCGGGCAAGGTCATCGATTTCACCGTTGTCTCGATCACGCACTAG
- the tatA gene encoding twin-arginine translocase TatA/TatE family subunit: MISTPVLAIAIPFLGGIGAPELIIILVIILVLFGPKRLPQLGKSLGKTMKAIREGAEGKLEEDEAALTEEDEPKKEPAKAEAKAESKSSAAGDEE; encoded by the coding sequence ATGATCTCGACCCCCGTACTTGCGATCGCGATTCCGTTCCTCGGCGGCATCGGTGCCCCCGAGCTCATCATCATCCTTGTGATCATCCTCGTGCTCTTCGGCCCGAAGCGCCTTCCGCAGCTCGGCAAGTCGCTCGGCAAGACCATGAAGGCCATCCGCGAGGGTGCCGAGGGAAAGCTCGAGGAGGACGAGGCCGCCCTCACTGAAGAGGATGAGCCGAAGAAGGAGCCGGCCAAGGCCGAGGCCAAGGCGGAGTCCAAGTCATCTGCGGCGGGCGACGAGGAGTAG